From a region of the Gossypium raimondii isolate GPD5lz chromosome 10, ASM2569854v1, whole genome shotgun sequence genome:
- the LOC128033986 gene encoding uncharacterized protein LOC128033986, which yields MNASLAMSEVGSILAELKARPLFLLQICEAQKNDGELQAKRFQCESGGDSDFRIRSDDCLMFRNRIFVPRNDELIQTILHEAHSGDLSVHPLLIPEWKWDRITMDFVAGLPLTPRKKDAIWVIVDRLTKSAHFILIKRDMETASIREKKRKEKIVETASIREKTELLLEFVVLSALLCSASLAAASASLASASALSCC from the exons ATGAATGCTAGTTTAGCTATGTCTGAGGTtggttcaattttggctgagttgaaagctagaccgTTATTTTTGCTgcaaatttgtgaagctcaAAAGAATGATGGTGAATTACAAGCCAAGAGATTTCAGTGTGAATCAGGTGGGGACTCAGATTTTCGAATTAGATCAGATGATTGTCTGATGTTCCGGAATAGGATATTTGTACCGAGAAATGATGAGTTGATTCAGACAATTTTACATGAGGCACACAGTGGTGATTTATCAGTTCATCCAC TACtgattcctgagtggaaatgggacagaatcacgatggattttgtggCGGGTTTGCCTCTGACTCCtagaaagaaagatgctatttgggtaatcgttgatagattgacaaaatcaGCCCATTTTATACTG atcaagcgAGACATGGAAACAGCCTCGataagggaaaagaaaagaaaagaaaagattgtggAAACAGCCTCGATAAGGGAAAAGACtgag ctgcTGTTGGAGTTTGTTGTACTTTCTGctttgctctgctctgcttccctcgctgcagcctcCGCTTCCCTCGCTTCCGCCTCAGCTTTAAGTTGCtgctga
- the LOC105778595 gene encoding major pollen allergen Bet v 1-A — protein MGVFSYDHETTSPVAPARLFKAFTVEAPKVWPAAAPNAVKSIEVEANPSSGSIVKINFVEGFPFQYMKHQIGRHDENNFSYSYSLIEGGPLGDKLEKISYENKFEAAAGGGSICRSSMKFYTVGDNVITEDEIKARIKGSETVYKPLEAYLLANPEACN, from the exons atgGGTGTTTTCAGTTATGACCATGAAACTACCTCCCCAGTCGCCCCAGCTAGGCTTTTCAAGGCTTTTACTGTTGAAGCCCCAAAGGTTTGGCCCGCGGCTGCTCCTAATGCAGTCAAGAGTATTGAGGTTGAAGCTAATCCTAGCTCTGGAAGTATCGTAAAAATCAACTTTGTTGAAG gcTTTCCATTCCAATATATGAAGCACCAGATTGGAAGAcatgatgaaaataatttttcatacaGTTACAGTTTAATTGAAGGTGGGCCTCTGGGGGATAAGCTTGAAAAGATTAGCTATGAGAACAAGTTTGAGGCAGCTGCAGGTGGAGGAAGTATTTGCAGGAGCTCAATGAAATTCTACACTGTTGGAGATAATGTTATAACGGAAGATGAAATCAAGGCTCGAATTAAAGGGAGTGAGACAGTTTACAAGCCCCTTGAAGCTTACCTCTTGGCTAATCCCGAAGCCTGCAACTAG
- the LOC105778101 gene encoding major pollen allergen Bet v 1-E translates to MGVVTYDYENTSPVAPARLFKAFTVEAPKVWPTAAPNAVKSLEVEANPSSGSIVKINFVEGLPFQYMKHQIGGHDESSFSYSYDLIEGGPLGDKLEKISYENKFEAAAGGGSICKSSMKFYTVGDNVITEDEIKALIKGSEGVYKPVEAYLLANPEACN, encoded by the exons ATGGGTGTTGTCACTTATGACTATGAGAATACCTCCCCAGTCGCCCCTGCCAGGCTTTTCAAGGCCTTTACTGTTGAAGCTCCGAAAGTTTGGCCCACGGCTGCACCTAATGCAGTCAAGAGCCTTGAGGTTGAAGCTAATCCTAGCTCTGGAAGTATCGTAAAAATCAACTTTGTTGAAG gcCTTCCATTCCAATATATGAAGCACCAGATCGGAGGACATGATGAAAGTAGTTTTTCATACAGTTACGATTTAATCGAAGGTGGGCCTTTGGGGGATAAGCTTGAAAAAATTAGCTATGAGAACAAGTTTGAGGCAGCTGCAGGTGGAGGGAGTATTTGCAAGAGCTCAATGAAATTCTACACTGTTGGCGATAATGTTATCACTGAAGACGAAATCAAGGCTCTCATTAAAGGGAGTGAGGGAGTTTACAAGCCTGTTGAAGCTTACCTCTTGGCTAATCCCGAAGCCTGCAACTAG